Proteins co-encoded in one Myxococcus xanthus genomic window:
- a CDS encoding NUDIX hydrolase has product MELIDVIDTQGQVVGSAPRDQIYGQKLPHRIVHVMVERDGKVFLQRRSRHMTFMPGHLCTSAGGHVSAGEAPLEAAQRELQEELGLEGSLVPVAEFVFDDGHHRRIFLYRARMEGPLRFSEREVDGGLFLAPEELGRLLDEPCHPQLWPCLERLFPGPSADARTRWKQSSTR; this is encoded by the coding sequence ATGGAGCTGATTGACGTCATCGACACCCAGGGACAGGTGGTGGGGAGCGCGCCCCGCGACCAGATCTACGGCCAGAAGCTGCCCCATCGCATCGTGCATGTGATGGTGGAGCGCGACGGCAAGGTCTTCCTGCAGCGGCGCTCCCGGCACATGACCTTCATGCCCGGCCACCTGTGCACGTCCGCGGGAGGCCACGTGAGCGCGGGCGAGGCGCCCCTGGAGGCCGCCCAGCGGGAGCTCCAGGAGGAACTGGGCCTGGAGGGCTCGCTGGTGCCCGTGGCGGAGTTCGTCTTCGACGATGGGCACCACCGGCGCATCTTTCTCTACCGCGCCCGAATGGAAGGCCCGCTGCGCTTCTCCGAGCGGGAGGTGGACGGGGGCCTGTTCCTGGCGCCGGAGGAGTTGGGGCGCCTGCTGGACGAGCCCTGTCATCCCCAGTTGTGGCCCTGTCTGGAGCGCCTCTTCCCCGGGCCGAGCGCCGACGCGCGGACGCGATGGAAACAGTCCTCTACTCGCTGA
- a CDS encoding tRNA-uridine aminocarboxypropyltransferase yields MGAVSSRLASRPRCSRCNLALHLCLCDEIPQVHTRTRILLLQHVMEIAKKSNTGGVAALALVNSKRLIHGSLSGSAELELLSEPGTWLLYPDGPPPRPDTPPPRQLVVLDASWSQARRMTQRVAALRTLPRLALPPPEPGLLRLREPSHPSGMSTLDAVARAVAALEGPEVAMPLARLAALRVQRIAECGTLY; encoded by the coding sequence ATGGGGGCAGTGTCTTCCCGTCTCGCCAGTCGCCCGCGTTGTTCCCGCTGCAACCTGGCGCTTCACCTGTGTCTGTGTGACGAGATTCCCCAGGTCCACACGCGGACGCGAATCCTCCTCCTGCAGCACGTGATGGAGATCGCGAAGAAGAGCAACACCGGCGGCGTGGCCGCGCTGGCGCTGGTGAACTCGAAGCGCCTCATCCACGGCTCCCTCAGCGGGAGCGCGGAGCTGGAGCTGCTCTCCGAGCCTGGGACGTGGCTGCTCTATCCCGATGGGCCGCCACCCCGGCCCGATACGCCGCCACCCCGGCAACTGGTGGTGCTGGACGCGAGCTGGTCCCAGGCGCGGCGGATGACACAGCGGGTCGCCGCGCTACGGACGCTGCCTCGCCTGGCGCTGCCGCCACCGGAGCCAGGACTCCTCCGGCTCCGCGAACCCTCGCACCCCTCCGGGATGTCCACCCTGGATGCCGTGGCTCGAGCGGTGGCGGCGCTGGAAGGGCCCGAAGTGGCCATGCCCCTGGCGCGGCTCGCCGCGCTCCGAGTCCAGCGGATCGCCGAGTGTGGGACGTTGTATTGA
- a CDS encoding radical SAM protein — MSARIRERQESWGTIIYDNLRDEFSAKVFEGCVPVPRSPIGCGWLVTAPCNLVCIHCYGNVEDLPSKRLSTPQQLKVADEVIRAGIMRQILSGGEPLMRRDTLNVIDKLTDHGVATILGTNGTFLTQQMMKTVSRCTRVEISLDSMDERVNNEIRPSRNAKGNTYQETLRAMGLCVDHGVAPRILTCLNRHNSQHVEELAQFIYERGIRDWAISWTLSAGRAYHIYGELMPEETSHVTAAVERLRVRYPDMQIRLSDRTVNYSRYYFLIWPDGIMGTEEIVTGKKLFFASLVTGSVQDGWKQENYDLDAHFRKWVGDRIEVIPAEGRKPLVA; from the coding sequence ATGTCCGCACGCATCAGAGAGCGTCAGGAGAGCTGGGGCACCATCATCTACGACAACCTCCGCGATGAGTTCTCTGCGAAGGTGTTCGAGGGCTGCGTGCCTGTGCCGCGGAGTCCCATCGGTTGTGGATGGCTCGTCACCGCGCCGTGCAACCTCGTGTGTATCCACTGCTACGGGAACGTCGAGGACCTGCCGTCGAAGCGGCTCTCCACGCCCCAGCAGCTCAAGGTGGCCGACGAAGTCATCCGCGCGGGAATCATGCGACAGATTCTCTCCGGCGGTGAGCCGTTGATGCGCCGAGACACGCTGAACGTCATCGACAAGCTCACGGACCATGGTGTCGCCACCATCCTCGGTACCAACGGCACCTTCCTGACGCAGCAGATGATGAAGACGGTGTCTCGCTGCACGCGCGTGGAAATCAGCCTCGATTCCATGGACGAGCGGGTCAACAACGAGATTCGCCCCAGCCGCAACGCCAAGGGTAACACCTACCAGGAGACGCTCCGGGCCATGGGCCTGTGCGTGGACCATGGCGTGGCGCCGCGAATCCTGACCTGTCTCAACCGCCACAACAGCCAGCATGTCGAGGAGCTGGCCCAGTTCATCTACGAGCGGGGCATCCGCGACTGGGCCATCTCCTGGACGCTCTCCGCCGGCCGCGCGTATCACATCTACGGCGAGTTGATGCCGGAGGAGACGTCGCACGTCACCGCGGCCGTGGAGCGGCTGCGGGTGCGCTACCCGGACATGCAGATTCGCCTGTCGGACCGCACCGTCAACTACAGCCGCTACTACTTCCTCATCTGGCCAGACGGCATCATGGGCACCGAGGAGATCGTCACCGGCAAGAAGCTCTTCTTCGCCTCGCTGGTGACGGGCTCCGTCCAGGACGGTTGGAAGCAAGAGAACTACGACCTGGACGCACACTTCCGGAAGTGGGTGGGGGACCGCATCGAGGTCATTCCCGCGGAAGGCCGGAAGCCCCTGGTCGCATAG
- a CDS encoding efflux RND transporter permease subunit — MAKSGGDMWIVRLALRRPYTFVVAALLLVFVSVQVIHESPTDILPEVDIPVISVVWSYDGLPAQQIERQITQYSEYSLANNVANLARQESQSFDGVSVARLYLHPGADVAEAMAQVTASSQSITRRMPPGTQPPIILRYSASSVPILQVSFSSETLTESQIYDHVNQRVRPLLGTVRGARIPQLMGGKVRQMTVDLDLEALEAHGLAPHDVASAVSAQNLVLPTGNIKMGAHEYRVTLNSSPETLAALNDIPVRRSDGRVVFLRDVAHVHDGFAVQTNIAREEGRRSVILSVMKTGDASTLEVARRVRELLPTIQAAAPEGLSVRLLADQSSFVTTAIHGLLVEGVIAALLTATMILLFLGSWRSTLIIAISIPLSVLAAILVLRGLGYTLDSMTLGGLALAVGILVDDATVEIENIHRNLAMGKPLTQAILDGAEQIAVPAFVASLSIGIVFVSVLFLEGPARYLFLPMGLAVGLSVMASYLLSRTLVPTLVQFLLRAEVQRHGQPQTGWLARLHHRFEEGFDRFRARYVRALQGALARPRRVLVFFLLAVLAAVGLMPFVGRDFFPTVDAGQLRLHVVAPPGTRIEETERYLSLVEDAVRELIPAEDRVSLIDMMGMPGGYNLALTDTSNVSSADGEVLVTLAPKRRVRTDAYVRLLREELPRRFPELTFYFQPADIVTQILNFGLPSPIDVQVSGSQREATYAIARKLEVELGQVRGAVDVRLSQVVNAPRLHFEVDRVRSSAVGLTQRDVANNVLLTVSSSSQVSPSFWIDPKTGNSYPVSVRVPETRVSSVEDLTRMALPTREGPQLLGDLTRVQREWTPVFVTHVDIQPTFNVRADVQDTDLGSVASRLERIVDRYREELPPGSRIQVRGQVESMRTSFDRLLLGLLFAAVLVYALMVVNFQSWLDPFIIITALPGAVVGMVVSLFATQTPFSIPSLMGAIMSVGVATANSVLVVSFANEQLALGASAAEAALEAGRVRVRPVLMTALAMGLGMLPMSLNLGEGGEQNAALGCAVIGGLVGATVATLFFVPVVYSLMQARRAVRAAAPELEPSVTA, encoded by the coding sequence ATGGCAAAGAGCGGAGGCGATATGTGGATCGTCCGGCTGGCGCTCCGACGCCCCTATACCTTCGTGGTGGCGGCGCTGCTGCTCGTCTTCGTGAGTGTGCAGGTCATCCACGAATCCCCCACGGACATCCTCCCCGAGGTCGACATCCCCGTCATCAGCGTCGTCTGGAGCTATGACGGGCTGCCCGCGCAGCAGATCGAGCGGCAGATTACCCAATACAGTGAATACTCCCTGGCCAACAACGTGGCGAACCTGGCCCGGCAGGAAAGCCAGTCATTCGACGGTGTATCGGTCGCCCGGTTGTATCTACACCCCGGGGCTGACGTGGCCGAGGCCATGGCCCAGGTGACGGCGTCCTCGCAATCCATCACCCGGCGCATGCCTCCGGGGACGCAGCCGCCCATCATCCTCCGGTATTCGGCCAGCAGTGTGCCCATCCTCCAGGTGTCGTTCAGCAGTGAGACGCTCACCGAGTCGCAAATCTACGACCATGTGAATCAACGCGTCCGGCCTCTGCTCGGCACGGTCCGGGGCGCGCGCATTCCCCAGCTCATGGGCGGCAAGGTCCGTCAGATGACCGTGGATCTGGACCTGGAAGCCCTCGAGGCCCATGGGCTGGCGCCGCACGACGTCGCCTCGGCGGTCTCCGCGCAGAACCTGGTCCTGCCCACGGGGAACATCAAGATGGGCGCGCACGAGTACCGCGTGACGCTCAACAGCAGTCCGGAGACGCTCGCCGCGCTCAATGACATCCCGGTGCGCCGGAGCGATGGCCGCGTCGTGTTTCTCCGAGACGTGGCGCACGTGCATGACGGCTTCGCGGTGCAGACGAACATCGCCCGGGAGGAGGGCCGGCGCTCCGTCATCCTGTCCGTGATGAAGACGGGGGACGCCTCGACGCTGGAGGTCGCCCGCCGCGTGCGCGAACTGCTGCCCACCATCCAGGCCGCCGCGCCGGAGGGATTGTCGGTGCGGTTGCTGGCGGACCAGTCCTCCTTCGTGACGACCGCCATCCACGGGCTCCTGGTTGAAGGCGTCATCGCCGCGCTGCTGACGGCGACGATGATCCTCCTGTTCCTGGGGAGCTGGCGGAGCACGCTCATCATCGCCATCTCCATTCCCTTGTCGGTGCTCGCGGCCATCCTGGTGTTGCGGGGCCTCGGGTACACGCTCGACTCGATGACGCTGGGCGGGCTGGCGCTCGCGGTGGGCATCCTCGTGGATGACGCCACGGTGGAGATAGAGAACATCCACCGCAACCTGGCCATGGGGAAGCCGCTCACCCAGGCCATCCTGGATGGTGCGGAGCAGATCGCCGTGCCCGCCTTCGTCGCCTCGCTCTCCATTGGCATCGTCTTCGTCTCGGTGCTCTTCCTGGAGGGGCCGGCCCGATACTTGTTCCTGCCCATGGGCCTGGCGGTGGGGCTCTCCGTCATGGCCTCGTATCTGCTCTCGCGCACGCTGGTGCCCACGCTCGTACAGTTCCTGCTGCGCGCGGAGGTTCAGCGGCACGGGCAGCCCCAGACGGGCTGGCTGGCGCGACTGCACCACCGATTCGAGGAGGGCTTCGACCGCTTCCGTGCGCGGTACGTGAGGGCGCTCCAGGGGGCCCTGGCCCGGCCGCGCCGCGTGCTGGTTTTCTTCCTGCTCGCGGTGCTGGCGGCGGTGGGGTTGATGCCCTTCGTGGGCCGCGACTTCTTTCCCACCGTGGACGCGGGCCAGCTCCGCCTTCACGTCGTGGCGCCGCCGGGGACGCGCATCGAGGAGACGGAGCGGTACCTGTCGCTCGTGGAGGACGCCGTGCGCGAGCTCATCCCCGCCGAGGACCGGGTGAGCCTGATTGACATGATGGGCATGCCGGGCGGCTACAACCTCGCGCTGACGGACACCTCCAACGTGAGCAGCGCGGACGGGGAGGTCCTCGTGACGCTGGCTCCGAAGCGCCGGGTCCGGACGGACGCGTACGTCCGGCTGCTGCGCGAGGAGTTGCCGCGGCGCTTCCCCGAGCTCACGTTCTACTTCCAGCCCGCGGACATCGTGACGCAGATTCTCAACTTCGGGCTGCCGTCGCCCATTGACGTGCAGGTCTCCGGCTCCCAACGCGAGGCCACCTATGCCATCGCGCGGAAGCTCGAGGTGGAGCTGGGACAGGTCCGCGGCGCGGTGGACGTGCGCCTGTCGCAGGTGGTGAACGCGCCTCGGCTGCACTTCGAGGTGGACCGGGTCCGCTCCAGCGCGGTGGGGCTCACGCAGCGGGACGTGGCCAACAACGTGCTGCTCACCGTGTCATCCAGCTCGCAGGTGAGCCCCAGCTTCTGGATCGACCCGAAGACGGGGAACAGCTATCCGGTGTCGGTGCGCGTGCCGGAGACGCGGGTGTCCTCGGTGGAGGACCTGACGCGGATGGCGCTGCCCACCCGGGAAGGGCCCCAGCTCCTGGGTGACCTCACCCGGGTGCAGCGCGAGTGGACGCCCGTCTTCGTCACCCATGTGGACATCCAGCCCACCTTCAACGTCCGCGCGGACGTCCAGGACACGGACCTGGGCAGCGTGGCGTCGCGGCTGGAGCGGATCGTCGACCGCTACCGAGAGGAGCTGCCGCCGGGCTCGCGCATCCAGGTGCGTGGGCAGGTGGAGAGCATGCGCACCAGCTTCGACCGGCTGCTGTTGGGCCTGCTGTTCGCGGCGGTGCTCGTCTATGCGCTGATGGTGGTCAACTTCCAGTCCTGGCTGGACCCCTTCATCATCATCACCGCGCTGCCGGGGGCGGTGGTGGGCATGGTGGTTTCGCTGTTCGCCACGCAGACGCCCTTCAGCATTCCCTCGTTGATGGGCGCCATCATGAGCGTGGGCGTGGCCACGGCGAACTCCGTGCTGGTGGTGTCCTTCGCCAACGAGCAGCTCGCGCTCGGCGCGAGCGCGGCGGAGGCTGCGCTCGAAGCGGGGCGGGTGCGGGTGCGCCCCGTGTTGATGACGGCGCTGGCCATGGGCCTGGGCATGCTCCCCATGTCCCTGAACCTGGGCGAGGGCGGCGAGCAGAACGCCGCGCTCGGCTGCGCGGTCATTGGCGGCCTCGTGGGCGCCACGGTGGCGACCCTGTTCTTCGTTCCCGTCGTTTACAGTCTGATGCAGGCGCGGCGGGCTGTCCGCGCGGCGGCCCCTGAACTCGAGCCCTCGGTGACAGCGTGA
- a CDS encoding GMC family oxidoreductase N-terminal domain-containing protein — MRLCIVGSGVAAVITARAALERGYEVVMLEAGPRTPMRDSRRWLDFVTTGVRPYHACEDSQGDANSRPGVQPERDHFLIKGSRLMAVGGSTLHWSGWTPRLQPEDLELRKRTGKGNDWPFSYTQLEPYYSQAESLLNVTGPNAPVDGHPTPWRSQPYKWNSPPYPIESEPVRHALKALGITYDHIPMSRRGPGGEGVGGPCMTFGTCRYCPMGARFDPTLLLADMESHPGFRLLASSPVLAVRMAGAVAQGVTYRTPEGETATLDADAVLVAAGALETPKLLWHSGFDEQRLPALGRYLVTHPMLKLEGKLAKPPREFNGREVPMPALFSRHFDTPEQQAAGKMIFSEYPEEPDLQSWVRQEQLAPEYIASFARESRLNLHGFIEEFPQAENRLRFTGKPGERQVEIHYAVDAGFAARWQWMTDTLMQVMKTAGCRESEVWVSGVIRRADHSVGTARFGQGPDSGVVDGRHLVFGTKNLFALTNGNFPNNGAINPTLTLTALSLRFADQVLPDLAPTRTTARP; from the coding sequence ATGAGGCTGTGTATCGTCGGAAGTGGTGTTGCCGCGGTCATCACCGCCCGCGCCGCGCTGGAGCGGGGCTACGAGGTGGTGATGCTCGAAGCCGGCCCTCGCACGCCCATGCGGGACTCGCGCCGCTGGCTGGACTTCGTCACCACGGGCGTGCGGCCCTACCACGCCTGTGAGGACTCGCAGGGTGACGCCAACTCCCGCCCCGGTGTCCAACCCGAGCGCGACCACTTCCTCATCAAGGGCAGCCGGCTCATGGCGGTGGGCGGGTCGACGCTGCACTGGAGCGGCTGGACGCCCCGCCTCCAGCCCGAGGACCTGGAGCTGCGCAAGCGCACCGGCAAGGGGAACGACTGGCCCTTCAGCTACACCCAGCTCGAGCCCTATTACAGCCAGGCTGAGTCCCTGCTGAACGTCACCGGCCCCAACGCGCCCGTGGACGGACATCCCACGCCCTGGCGCTCGCAGCCCTACAAGTGGAACAGCCCGCCGTATCCCATCGAGTCGGAGCCGGTGCGCCACGCCTTGAAGGCGCTGGGCATCACCTATGACCACATTCCCATGTCGCGCAGAGGCCCCGGCGGCGAGGGTGTGGGCGGCCCGTGCATGACGTTTGGCACGTGCCGGTATTGCCCGATGGGCGCGCGCTTCGACCCCACCCTGCTGCTGGCGGACATGGAGTCCCATCCGGGCTTCCGGTTGCTCGCGAGCAGCCCGGTGCTGGCCGTGCGCATGGCGGGAGCGGTGGCCCAGGGCGTCACCTACCGCACCCCCGAGGGCGAGACGGCCACGCTGGACGCGGACGCCGTGCTGGTGGCCGCGGGCGCCCTGGAGACGCCCAAGCTGCTGTGGCACTCGGGCTTCGATGAGCAGCGCCTGCCCGCGCTCGGGCGCTACCTGGTTACCCACCCGATGCTGAAGCTCGAGGGCAAGCTGGCAAAGCCCCCCCGGGAGTTCAACGGGCGCGAAGTCCCCATGCCCGCCCTCTTCTCTCGGCACTTCGACACGCCGGAGCAGCAGGCCGCCGGGAAGATGATCTTCTCCGAGTACCCGGAGGAGCCGGACCTGCAGTCATGGGTCCGCCAGGAGCAACTGGCGCCCGAGTACATCGCCTCCTTCGCCCGGGAGAGCCGGCTCAACCTCCATGGCTTCATCGAGGAGTTCCCCCAGGCGGAGAACCGCCTGCGCTTCACGGGCAAGCCGGGCGAGCGCCAGGTGGAGATTCACTACGCGGTGGACGCGGGGTTCGCCGCGCGCTGGCAGTGGATGACCGACACCTTGATGCAGGTGATGAAGACCGCGGGCTGCCGCGAGTCGGAGGTCTGGGTTTCGGGCGTGATTCGCCGGGCGGACCACTCGGTGGGCACGGCGCGCTTCGGCCAAGGGCCGGACTCGGGCGTCGTGGACGGGAGGCACCTCGTCTTCGGGACGAAGAACCTGTTCGCCCTCACCAACGGCAACTTCCCGAACAACGGCGCCATCAACCCGACGCTGACGCTCACCGCCCTCTCGCTGCGCTTCGCGGACCAGGTGCTGCCGGACCTGGCGCCGACACGAACTACAGCGCGGCCTTGA